One region of Coleofasciculus sp. FACHB-T130 genomic DNA includes:
- a CDS encoding Npun_R2821/Npun_R2822 family protein: MTDGIYTLANDVVYDQLVALLNSIEANVGKEIPVCVIAYDNRVDRVRAEIANRENVTLLDDVNLFARWEDFSKRVWAAHPTALKTWQEQGIPGVNRIGMNRRYCAFDADSPFERFIYLDADIVVMDSLKIIFDKLNENDFVVYDFQYKSPNHIFNLQSPKLLEVVDKNRLSTEIFCAGMYAGKRGLFPQEQRDWLVSKLEEGEAEILFMPAPNQSVLNYMTMRGEIPVYNLALRLPDEQKTGNAVTSPHFEARDNILYDRGKRLTYLHYIGLSSKLFSRISEGENIDFPYRDIFLYYRYLHEPEKRPKFTTKPTPYNQAPSLAKRVLKKIGFTS; encoded by the coding sequence ATGACAGACGGCATCTATACACTAGCGAATGATGTAGTCTACGACCAACTCGTTGCTCTATTAAATAGCATAGAAGCCAATGTCGGTAAAGAAATCCCAGTCTGCGTTATTGCCTATGATAATCGAGTAGATCGAGTTCGCGCGGAAATCGCTAATCGGGAAAATGTAACCTTGCTGGATGATGTTAACTTGTTTGCTCGTTGGGAAGATTTTTCTAAACGGGTATGGGCAGCTCATCCAACTGCTTTAAAGACTTGGCAAGAACAAGGAATACCCGGTGTTAATCGTATAGGCATGAATCGGCGATACTGCGCCTTTGATGCGGATAGCCCTTTTGAAAGGTTTATCTACTTAGATGCCGATATCGTAGTCATGGATTCCTTAAAAATTATCTTTGATAAATTAAATGAGAATGATTTTGTGGTTTATGATTTTCAGTACAAATCCCCCAATCATATCTTTAATCTCCAGTCACCAAAATTATTAGAAGTTGTTGATAAAAACCGGCTTAGTACAGAGATATTTTGTGCCGGAATGTACGCCGGGAAGCGAGGGTTATTCCCCCAGGAACAAAGAGATTGGTTAGTATCCAAGCTAGAGGAAGGCGAGGCAGAAATTTTATTTATGCCAGCGCCTAACCAATCAGTTCTTAACTATATGACGATGAGAGGAGAGATTCCAGTTTATAACTTGGCGCTGCGTTTACCTGACGAGCAAAAAACTGGAAACGCGGTTACTTCTCCCCATTTTGAAGCTAGGGATAATATTCTGTACGATCGAGGCAAACGACTAACCTATCTACACTATATTGGGCTGTCATCAAAATTGTTTTCTCGGATTAGTGAGGGAGAAAATATTGATTTTCCCTATCGGGATATTTTCTTGTATTATCGCTATCTTCACGAACCAGAGAAGCGCCCCAAGTTTACAACCAAACCGACACCTTACAATCAGGCTCCAAGTTTAGCCAAAAGAGTTTTAAAGAAAATTGGATTCACCAGTTGA
- a CDS encoding lysozyme inhibitor LprI family protein translates to MNKLLPAIVGVAALLSLGTAAVTNANATPDVSGIRLAQRPNCNNPQTQGEMNACAGIDYQNADKKLNQVYKQLLPRLQSSRRQKLISAQQAWIKFRDASCTYERTEFAGGTMEPMIYSSCLAEVTKQRTAQLEQYLSNADR, encoded by the coding sequence ATGAATAAGTTATTACCCGCAATTGTAGGTGTGGCAGCTTTGCTCAGTTTAGGTACTGCGGCGGTGACAAATGCAAATGCAACACCAGATGTATCGGGAATCCGCCTAGCTCAACGACCTAACTGCAACAATCCTCAGACTCAAGGAGAAATGAATGCCTGCGCTGGAATAGATTACCAAAATGCAGATAAAAAGTTGAACCAAGTATACAAACAACTCCTACCAAGATTGCAAAGCTCGCGACGACAGAAATTAATATCAGCGCAGCAAGCTTGGATAAAGTTTAGAGATGCGAGTTGTACTTATGAAAGAACTGAATTTGCAGGCGGAACAATGGAACCGATGATTTACAGTAGTTGCCTTGCAGAAGTAACAAAACAGCGGACAGCGCAATTAGAGCAATATCTAAGCAACGCCGATAGGTAA
- a CDS encoding TenA family protein: MTISSDLWQENQDLAQACLKHPFVQGIADGTLHQERFAYYVGQDAFFLEAFARAYSIAAAKAPDTQGFNTFHSLAGGVLDELSLHQGYADEWGVNLQAVEPGAATRRYTDFLLATAWSSEVSLIAVAMAPCMRLYTFLGQQIAQSGIKDHQYTNWIRTYSSEEFEQLAQKLENLADRYASTTASLKSTYRYAMLCERDFFQAAWEAIDLKI; encoded by the coding sequence ATGACGATATCCAGCGATTTGTGGCAGGAAAATCAAGATTTAGCACAAGCCTGCCTCAAGCATCCTTTTGTCCAAGGCATTGCCGACGGCACGCTACACCAGGAGCGATTTGCTTACTATGTGGGGCAAGACGCCTTTTTCTTAGAAGCTTTTGCCCGTGCCTATAGCATTGCTGCGGCTAAAGCTCCCGACACGCAGGGATTTAATACGTTTCATTCCCTAGCTGGGGGCGTTTTAGATGAACTTTCCCTTCATCAAGGCTATGCAGATGAGTGGGGAGTCAACCTGCAAGCAGTAGAACCGGGAGCCGCTACACGCCGCTACACGGACTTTTTATTAGCAACAGCTTGGAGTTCGGAGGTCAGTCTAATTGCTGTGGCAATGGCACCCTGTATGCGTCTGTATACTTTCTTAGGTCAGCAAATAGCTCAGAGTGGAATAAAAGACCATCAATACACTAACTGGATTCGCACTTATAGCAGTGAGGAATTTGAGCAACTAGCTCAGAAATTAGAAAATCTGGCTGATCGTTATGCCTCTACCACAGCATCTTTGAAATCAACTTACCGCTATGCGATGTTGTGCGAACGAGACTTTTTTCAAGCTGCCTGGGAGGCTATTGATTTAAAAATCTAG
- a CDS encoding pentapeptide repeat-containing protein produces MKPQIAATAALLTTLSLAAPAKAENVEHTRQLLATKQCSQCDLSGAGLALADLSGANLTGADLSRANLSRANLSGADLRGANLSGTSLFGVNLSGANLTGANLAGADLRETFLVNANLAGANINGANLQAAIGIPSYAATPEDFYAWGVAEGQKGDQQGAIDHFNQSLALKPNFAPAYLARGVARYQMGDRSGAVLDSQKASELFTIQGNIQGYQTSQVFIKELTTPLQEAGSSGGNLANFLGGIGSLLLRLLF; encoded by the coding sequence ATGAAACCCCAAATCGCCGCAACAGCAGCACTGCTGACGACACTTTCCCTTGCTGCTCCTGCAAAAGCTGAAAACGTCGAACATACTAGACAGTTATTAGCTACTAAACAATGTTCGCAGTGCGACCTCAGTGGTGCGGGTCTAGCTTTAGCTGACTTATCAGGAGCTAATCTCACTGGCGCTGATTTGAGCCGTGCTAATCTCAGTCGTGCCAACTTGAGTGGAGCCGACCTCAGAGGTGCAAATCTGAGCGGGACTTCTCTATTTGGGGTCAATCTGAGCGGTGCAAACTTGACAGGTGCGAACCTGGCAGGCGCTGACCTAAGAGAAACTTTTCTTGTTAATGCAAATTTGGCGGGTGCTAACATCAATGGTGCTAACTTGCAGGCGGCTATTGGCATCCCTAGCTATGCAGCCACGCCTGAAGATTTCTACGCATGGGGTGTAGCAGAGGGTCAAAAAGGAGACCAACAAGGGGCAATCGATCATTTCAACCAATCGCTGGCTCTTAAGCCCAACTTTGCCCCCGCATATCTAGCGAGAGGAGTAGCGCGTTATCAAATGGGCGATCGCTCTGGAGCCGTTCTGGATTCTCAGAAAGCTTCCGAACTCTTTACCATCCAGGGAAATATTCAGGGCTATCAGACTAGCCAAGTTTTCATTAAAGAGCTAACAACACCTTTGCAGGAAGCGGGTAGCAGCGGCGGAAATTTGGCGAATTTCCTAGGAGGTATTGGTAGCTTACTCCTCCGATTGCTTTTTTAA
- a CDS encoding Npun_R2821/Npun_R2822 family protein, whose protein sequence is MSRGIYILANDRVIDNAIALLNSIRAYDADSPIVMIPYNNQYQAIADIITKSHGVKIYEDLQLLEKIDALVKQTCGDNLLDRPNLLRKLACWFGSFDEFLYIDTDIVVFEKIIENLNYLANNDFICCDYQYTGGIKQVFTPKITEIFSEDELKDVFNSGFWGSKKNLITQQDLQDTFEFCASHPEYFYVLNSDQTILNYLVLKRMPRRFNIVRENGKGPGNWAGSPHFKQEGYKLVDPKVNQPLKFVHWAGVRLQPGGSYWDIWEHYRYLNEPKPAQLAFTQKKKSLWQQIKDKIKG, encoded by the coding sequence ATGAGTCGTGGTATCTATATTCTTGCTAACGATCGCGTAATTGATAATGCGATCGCGCTATTGAATAGCATTCGTGCTTATGATGCTGATAGTCCGATTGTGATGATTCCCTATAACAATCAGTATCAAGCGATCGCTGATATTATTACTAAGTCTCATGGGGTAAAAATATACGAAGATTTACAGTTATTAGAAAAGATAGATGCTTTAGTCAAGCAGACCTGTGGTGACAACCTTTTAGATAGACCCAATTTGCTTCGAAAGTTAGCCTGTTGGTTTGGTTCTTTCGATGAATTTCTATATATTGATACTGATATTGTTGTATTTGAAAAAATTATAGAAAATCTTAATTATCTTGCAAACAATGATTTTATCTGCTGTGATTATCAATACACAGGAGGCATTAAACAAGTTTTTACACCCAAAATCACAGAAATTTTCTCTGAAGACGAATTGAAAGATGTTTTCAATAGTGGTTTTTGGGGTTCCAAGAAAAACCTAATTACTCAACAAGATTTGCAAGATACTTTTGAGTTCTGTGCATCTCATCCTGAATATTTTTATGTCTTGAACTCCGACCAAACGATTCTTAATTATCTCGTATTAAAGCGAATGCCTCGACGATTTAATATTGTTCGAGAAAACGGGAAGGGGCCTGGAAATTGGGCAGGAAGCCCGCATTTTAAGCAGGAAGGCTATAAATTAGTCGATCCAAAAGTTAATCAACCTCTGAAGTTTGTACACTGGGCGGGCGTCCGTTTACAGCCAGGTGGTTCGTATTGGGATATTTGGGAACACTATCGTTATCTGAATGAACCTAAACCAGCTCAATTAGCATTCACTCAGAAGAAAAAAAGCTTGTGGCAGCAAATCAAAGATAAAATCAAGGGATAA
- a CDS encoding alpha-hydroxy acid oxidase, which translates to MTNLVRPINLFEYERLANQHLSQMALDYYASGAWDEITLRDNRAAFERYKLRPRMLVDVSQRDLSTTMLGQSLQLPILIAPMAFQCLAHPDGEIATAKTAAKMGTAMVLSTLATKSIEEVASVANQTPQWFQLYVHRDRALTRALVERAYAAGFQALCLTVDAPLLGKRERDTRNQFVLPSGMELANLATLTDLEISYKPGESGLFAYFLEQLNPALTWKDLEWVQSLSPLPLVVKGILRGDDALRAVEHGAKAVIVSNHGGRQLDGAIATIDALSEVVAAVGDTAEVLVDGGIRRGTDVLKALALGAKAVLLGRPVLWGLAVGGEAGVGHVLELLRDELDLAIALSGCAKLQDIDSSLVLRL; encoded by the coding sequence ATGACTAACCTTGTTAGACCTATTAATCTATTTGAGTACGAAAGGCTAGCCAACCAGCACCTCTCTCAGATGGCGCTGGATTACTACGCTAGCGGTGCTTGGGACGAAATCACGCTGCGGGATAATCGAGCAGCCTTTGAGCGCTACAAACTCCGTCCTCGGATGCTGGTAGATGTCAGCCAGCGGGATTTAAGTACCACGATGCTCGGTCAATCTCTACAACTGCCAATTCTCATCGCACCAATGGCGTTTCAGTGTTTGGCGCATCCAGACGGTGAAATTGCTACTGCCAAAACTGCGGCAAAAATGGGAACCGCGATGGTATTGAGTACCTTAGCAACCAAAAGTATAGAAGAAGTTGCCAGCGTCGCGAATCAGACACCGCAGTGGTTTCAGTTGTACGTGCATCGCGATCGCGCCCTTACCCGTGCTTTGGTAGAACGCGCCTATGCTGCCGGTTTCCAAGCGCTGTGTCTGACAGTTGATGCGCCTCTGCTGGGTAAGCGAGAGCGAGATACGCGAAATCAGTTTGTTTTGCCATCGGGGATGGAACTGGCTAATTTAGCGACGTTGACAGATTTAGAGATTTCCTATAAACCCGGCGAATCGGGTTTATTTGCCTATTTTTTAGAGCAGCTAAACCCAGCGCTAACTTGGAAGGATTTGGAATGGGTGCAATCTCTGTCGCCTTTGCCCTTGGTGGTAAAAGGGATTTTGCGGGGAGATGATGCGCTTCGGGCGGTGGAACATGGAGCCAAAGCGGTGATTGTTTCTAATCACGGGGGCAGACAATTGGATGGAGCGATCGCTACGATTGATGCTCTGAGTGAGGTGGTTGCGGCTGTGGGGGACACCGCAGAAGTTCTGGTGGATGGCGGTATCCGTCGCGGCACTGATGTCCTCAAAGCCCTGGCATTAGGGGCAAAAGCCGTATTATTGGGACGCCCGGTGTTGTGGGGATTAGCGGTAGGGGGAGAGGCGGGTGTCGGGCACGTACTGGAACTTTTGCGGGATGAACTTGATTTAGCGATCGCTTTGAGTGGCTGCGCCAAGTTACAAGATATTGACTCCAGTTTGGTGCTGCGGTTGTAG